From one Variovorax sp. PBL-H6 genomic stretch:
- a CDS encoding MFS transporter codes for MRQRACLASRTSSHAGVPRNALAVVFAGVAAALHLGKPPPAVSALQATLGIDLVEAGFLLSLVQVAGMCLGMVFGLVADAFGLRRSMLAGLALVTGASVLGGWVGRTVDAGPGAIHWLLALRALEGVGFLLAVMPGPGLIRTLSPPGAEKKALGLWGAYMPLGVALALLLGPSLIAWGGWPGWWWVLSAVSALAALWVLLAVPGDQRPAIPASLSPRWTAPLLDTIRASGPRTLALAFGVYSAQWMAVIGFLPAIYAGAGVPAAWNAALTALAAAMNIVGNVSGGRFLQRGVAPERLLRWGFVVMALGGVAAFAQIGAPASTVGLPPALRYVAVCLFSLAGGMIPATLFMLSTRLAPGPSTVSTTVGMMQQASSLGQFIAPPAVAWIAHRVGGWQWTWGVTLACSLAGLALAARVAPARSAAGTAR; via the coding sequence ATGAGACAGAGAGCTTGCCTTGCGAGCCGCACGTCGTCGCACGCCGGCGTACCCCGCAATGCCCTGGCTGTGGTATTTGCCGGTGTGGCTGCGGCCCTGCACCTGGGCAAACCGCCGCCCGCCGTGTCGGCCTTGCAGGCGACGCTGGGCATCGATCTGGTGGAAGCAGGCTTCCTGCTGTCGCTGGTGCAGGTGGCGGGCATGTGCCTGGGCATGGTCTTCGGACTGGTGGCCGATGCCTTCGGCCTGCGTCGCAGCATGCTGGCGGGCCTGGCTCTGGTCACGGGCGCGAGCGTGCTCGGCGGATGGGTCGGGCGCACGGTCGATGCGGGCCCTGGTGCCATTCACTGGCTGCTCGCCTTGCGCGCGCTGGAAGGCGTTGGTTTCCTGCTGGCGGTCATGCCCGGGCCCGGGCTGATCCGCACCCTGTCGCCGCCGGGCGCAGAGAAGAAGGCGCTCGGCCTCTGGGGTGCCTACATGCCCCTGGGCGTGGCGCTCGCGCTCCTGCTCGGTCCGTCCCTGATCGCGTGGGGCGGGTGGCCGGGCTGGTGGTGGGTGCTTTCGGCAGTTTCGGCTCTTGCGGCGCTCTGGGTCCTGCTCGCGGTCCCTGGCGATCAGCGGCCAGCCATACCGGCCTCTTTGTCACCGCGCTGGACCGCGCCCCTGCTCGACACGATCCGAGCCAGCGGCCCTCGGACGCTGGCTCTGGCCTTCGGCGTGTACTCCGCACAATGGATGGCCGTCATCGGCTTCCTTCCCGCGATCTATGCCGGCGCCGGCGTTCCGGCCGCCTGGAACGCGGCGCTGACTGCGCTCGCCGCCGCGATGAACATCGTGGGCAATGTCAGCGGCGGCCGCTTCCTGCAGCGCGGCGTCGCGCCGGAGCGCCTGCTGCGCTGGGGCTTCGTCGTCATGGCGCTCGGCGGCGTTGCGGCGTTCGCGCAGATCGGCGCGCCCGCCAGCACCGTGGGCCTGCCGCCCGCGTTGCGCTACGTCGCCGTATGCCTGTTCTCGCTTGCCGGCGGAATGATCCCTGCGACCCTCTTCATGCTCTCAACCCGGCTCGCGCCCGGTCCATCGACAGTCTCGACCACGGTAGGGATGATGCAGCAGGCCTCCTCGCTCGGCCAGTTCATCGCGCCGCCGGCGGTCGCATGGATCGCCCATCGGGTCGGCGGCTGGCAATGGACGTGGGGCGTGACCCTGGCATGTTCGCTGGCGGGCCTGGCGCTGGCGGCGCGGGTGGCGCCCGCGAGATCCGCTGCGGGGACTGCACGATGA
- a CDS encoding DUF1415 domain-containing protein, whose protein sequence is MSGDAIVTAAQARADTQRWLERAVIGLNLCPFAKSVHARRQIHYALYLRKDEDGLIDELLEEARGLAACPASERDTTLLIAPNTLSDFLDFNDLTARAERRLVRAGFGGQFQLASFHPRFQFAGAEPDDITNATNRAPYPTLHLLREDSVSRAVEAFPDAHAIFGRNMQILEQLGAEGWAALNVGPGGAQR, encoded by the coding sequence ATGAGCGGCGATGCGATCGTCACGGCGGCGCAAGCACGCGCGGACACGCAGCGCTGGCTCGAGCGCGCGGTCATCGGGCTCAATCTCTGCCCCTTCGCCAAGTCTGTGCATGCGCGCCGCCAGATCCACTACGCGCTGTACCTGCGCAAGGATGAAGATGGCCTGATCGACGAACTGCTGGAAGAAGCGCGCGGGCTGGCTGCCTGCCCTGCTTCCGAGCGCGACACCACCCTCCTGATCGCACCGAACACCTTGTCCGATTTCCTCGACTTCAACGATTTGACGGCGCGCGCCGAGCGTCGCCTGGTGCGCGCCGGCTTTGGAGGCCAGTTCCAGCTGGCCAGCTTTCATCCACGCTTCCAGTTCGCAGGCGCGGAGCCCGACGACATCACCAACGCGACCAATCGCGCGCCGTACCCCACGCTGCATCTGCTGCGCGAGGACAGCGTGAGCCGTGCCGTCGAGGCCTTCCCCGATGCGCACGCCATCTTCGGGCGCAACATGCAGATCCTGGAGCAGCTCGGCGCCGAAGGCTGGGCGGCGCTGAATGTCGGTCCCGGCGGAGCACAGCGATGA
- a CDS encoding class I SAM-dependent methyltransferase, whose translation MNDKAVSKASKAEAELQEVLRPGQSIELLKELHILTRDGRLNQDSRRKLKQVYHLFQFIEKVLVELPEDGAHASLADHGAGKSYLGFILYDLFFGPRGGGHVYGIETRADLVDKSRALAKRLGFDRMAFLNISAAESADVAELPAQIDVVTALHACDTATDDAIAFGLAKQARFMVLVPCCQAEVAACLRETKALSLSRTPLAELWRHPLHTREIGSQLTNVLRCLYLEANGYQVTVTELVGWEHSLKNELIIARRTGQRKASAATRLEQLLAEFGLESLLETRFRLG comes from the coding sequence ATGAACGACAAGGCCGTTTCCAAGGCTTCGAAGGCCGAAGCCGAGCTGCAGGAAGTCCTGCGCCCCGGCCAGTCGATCGAACTGCTGAAAGAGCTGCACATCCTCACGCGCGACGGACGGCTCAACCAGGATTCGCGCCGCAAGCTCAAGCAGGTCTACCACCTGTTCCAGTTCATCGAGAAGGTGCTCGTCGAACTGCCGGAGGACGGCGCGCACGCCAGCCTGGCCGACCACGGCGCCGGCAAGTCCTATCTCGGCTTCATCCTCTACGACCTGTTCTTCGGCCCGCGTGGCGGAGGTCATGTGTATGGCATCGAGACGCGGGCCGACCTGGTCGACAAGTCGCGCGCACTGGCGAAGCGGCTCGGGTTCGATCGCATGGCCTTCCTCAACATCAGCGCCGCCGAATCGGCCGACGTGGCCGAGCTCCCGGCGCAGATCGACGTCGTGACCGCGCTGCATGCCTGCGACACCGCCACCGACGACGCCATCGCCTTCGGGCTCGCCAAGCAGGCGCGCTTCATGGTGCTCGTGCCCTGCTGCCAGGCCGAGGTCGCGGCCTGCCTGCGCGAGACCAAGGCGCTGTCGCTCTCGCGCACGCCGCTGGCCGAACTCTGGCGCCATCCCCTGCACACCCGCGAGATCGGCAGCCAGCTCACCAACGTCCTGCGCTGCCTCTACCTGGAGGCGAATGGCTACCAAGTCACCGTCACGGAACTGGTGGGTTGGGAGCACAGCTTGAAGAACGAGCTGATCATCGCCCGCCGCACCGGCCAGCGCAAAGCCAGCGCCGCAACCCGGCTGGAGCAACTGCTGGCCGAATTCGGGCTGGAGTCGCTGCTGGAGACACGCTTCCGCCTGGGCTGA